From Frateuria aurantia DSM 6220, one genomic window encodes:
- the carA gene encoding glutamine-hydrolyzing carbamoyl-phosphate synthase small subunit, whose product MRIPALLALEDGSLFHGHAVGAVGETVGEVVFNTSLTGYQEILTDPSYARQMVTLTYPHIGNTGVNPDDAESEGIHAAGLIVRDVPRLASNWRSTESLPDYLRRHGVVAIAGIDTRRLTRILRDKGALAGCIVAGQDIDAEAALAKARAFPGLAGMDLAKVVSTRENYRWNEGSYDLDKVAFAQPTKRFKVVAYDFGVKRNILRMLADRGCEVTVVPAQTPVTEVLALRPDGVFLSNGPGDPQPCDYAIEAARAVLEAKIPLFGICLGHQILGLAVGAKTLKMKFGHHGGNHPVKDHDDGRVLITSQNHGFAVDPASLPANARVTHTSLFDGSLQGFALTDRPAFCFQGHPEASPGPHDIGYLFDRFAALMEEAR is encoded by the coding sequence ATGCGCATACCTGCACTGCTAGCTCTTGAAGACGGCAGCCTTTTCCATGGCCACGCTGTCGGCGCGGTTGGCGAAACCGTGGGTGAAGTGGTGTTCAACACCTCCCTGACCGGCTATCAGGAGATCCTTACCGATCCGTCCTACGCCCGGCAGATGGTGACACTCACCTATCCCCATATCGGCAATACCGGAGTCAATCCGGATGATGCCGAGTCGGAAGGCATTCATGCCGCCGGCCTGATCGTTCGCGATGTGCCCCGGCTGGCCAGCAACTGGCGCAGCACCGAGAGCCTGCCCGATTATCTGCGCCGCCACGGCGTGGTGGCCATCGCCGGCATCGACACCCGTCGCCTGACCCGTATCCTGCGTGACAAGGGCGCGCTGGCCGGCTGCATCGTCGCCGGCCAGGACATCGATGCCGAAGCTGCACTGGCCAAGGCGCGCGCCTTCCCCGGTCTGGCCGGCATGGATCTGGCCAAGGTAGTCTCCACCAGGGAAAACTACCGCTGGAACGAAGGCAGCTACGATCTGGACAAGGTCGCCTTTGCCCAGCCGACCAAGCGTTTCAAAGTGGTGGCTTACGACTTCGGCGTGAAGCGCAATATCCTGCGCATGCTGGCCGATCGCGGTTGCGAAGTGACCGTGGTGCCGGCGCAGACGCCGGTGACCGAAGTGCTGGCGCTGAGGCCGGACGGCGTGTTCCTCTCCAATGGCCCCGGCGATCCGCAGCCTTGCGATTACGCCATCGAGGCCGCCCGTGCGGTGCTGGAAGCGAAGATTCCGCTGTTCGGCATCTGCCTGGGGCATCAGATTCTGGGTCTGGCCGTGGGCGCCAAGACCTTGAAGATGAAGTTCGGCCATCACGGCGGCAATCATCCGGTCAAGGATCACGATGACGGCCGTGTGCTGATCACCAGCCAGAACCACGGTTTCGCGGTAGATCCGGCCAGCCTGCCGGCCAATGCCCGGGTCACCCACACCTCGCTGTTCGATGGTTCCCTGCAGGGTTTTGCCCTGACCGACCGCCCGGCGTTCTGCTTCCAGGGTCACCCGGAAGCCAGCCCGGGTCCGCACGACATCGGCTACTTGTTCGACCGCTTTGCTGCCCTGATGGAAGAGGCCCGCTGA
- the carB gene encoding carbamoyl-phosphate synthase large subunit translates to MPKRNDIKSVLIIGAGPIVIGQACEFDYSGAQACKALKEEGYRVILVNSNPATIMTDPDTADAVYIEPINWQTVEKIIAKERPDVVLPTMGGQTGLNCALDLADNGVLEKYNVELIGAKRDAIRMAEDRELFRLAMRDIGLDCPRAETVKTFEAALEAQAKVGYPTIIRPSFTLGGSGGGIAYNREEFEEIVKRGLELSPVHEVLVEESVLGWKEFEMEVVRDTADNCIIVCSIENFDPMGVHTGDSITVAPAQTLTDKEYQRLRDASIAVLRKIGVDTGGSNVQFGINPKDGRVVVIEMNPRVSRSSALASKATGFPIAKIAAKLAVGYTLDELRNDITGGLTPASFEPSIDYVVTKIPRFAFEKFPQADARLTTQMKSVGEVMAIGRSFHESLQKALRGLEIGKNGLNPTGLDYATEEGLATLKRELREPRPDRVFHVADGFRAGFSLEEMHALTYIDPWFLAAFEDLVLVEQAVREQGLSAIDQTRMRELKQLGFSDARLAELLATDEAAVRHLRKTLSVKPVYKRVDSCAAEFATSTAYMYSTYEEECEAAPTHRDKIMVLGGGPNRIGQGIEFDYCCVHAALALREDGFETIMVNCNPETVSTDYDTSDRLYFEPLTLEDVLAIVDIEQPKGVIVQYGGQTPLKLARALEAAGVPVIGTSPDSIDLAEDRERFQQLIEKLGLRQPPNRTARNPDEAIALAREIGYPLVVRPSYVLGGRAMEIVYSDADLSRYIREAVQVSNDSPVLLDRFLDHAVEVDVDVIADAEGQVLVGGIMEHIEEAGVHSGDSSCSLPPFSLTAEMQDELRRQSELMARELKVIGLMNTQFAIQGDTVYVLEVNPRASRTVPFVSKATGVSLAKVAARAMAGRTLADQGQTTEVVPDYYSVKEAIFPFLKFQNVDPILGPEMRSTGEVMGVGRTFGAAFARGHEAAGIGAPKQGKVFLSVRDADKDRLLPVARELVEHGYQLVATHGTQAFLAAQGLACEKVNKVQEGRPHVVDLIKNGELVYIVNTTEGKPAIADSFSIRREALQHRVIHSTTVAGARALVHSLDFHSQGEVHSLQELHRELKEKVVS, encoded by the coding sequence ATGCCAAAACGTAATGACATCAAAAGCGTACTGATCATCGGTGCCGGTCCGATCGTGATCGGCCAGGCCTGCGAATTCGACTATTCCGGGGCCCAGGCCTGCAAGGCGCTGAAGGAAGAGGGCTACCGGGTCATCTTGGTCAACTCCAATCCCGCCACGATCATGACCGATCCCGACACTGCCGACGCGGTGTATATCGAGCCGATCAACTGGCAGACGGTCGAGAAGATCATCGCCAAGGAGCGTCCCGACGTGGTGCTGCCGACGATGGGCGGCCAGACCGGTCTGAACTGTGCTCTGGATCTAGCCGACAACGGCGTGCTGGAGAAGTACAACGTCGAGCTGATCGGCGCCAAGCGCGACGCGATCCGGATGGCGGAGGATCGCGAGCTGTTCCGGCTGGCGATGCGCGACATCGGCCTTGACTGCCCGCGCGCCGAGACGGTGAAGACCTTCGAGGCGGCGCTGGAGGCGCAGGCCAAGGTCGGCTATCCCACCATCATCCGCCCCAGCTTCACTCTGGGCGGCTCGGGTGGCGGCATCGCCTACAACCGCGAAGAGTTCGAGGAAATCGTCAAACGCGGCCTGGAGCTTTCGCCTGTCCACGAAGTACTGGTCGAGGAATCGGTGCTGGGCTGGAAGGAATTCGAGATGGAAGTGGTTCGCGATACCGCGGACAACTGCATCATCGTCTGTTCCATCGAGAATTTCGATCCGATGGGCGTGCATACCGGTGACTCGATCACGGTGGCACCGGCCCAGACCTTGACCGACAAGGAATACCAGCGTCTGCGCGATGCCTCCATTGCCGTGCTGCGCAAGATCGGTGTCGACACCGGTGGTTCCAACGTCCAGTTCGGCATCAATCCGAAGGATGGCCGTGTCGTCGTCATCGAGATGAATCCGCGCGTGTCGCGCTCTTCGGCGCTGGCATCGAAGGCGACCGGCTTCCCGATCGCCAAGATCGCCGCCAAGCTGGCCGTCGGCTATACCCTGGACGAGCTGCGCAACGACATCACCGGTGGTCTGACCCCGGCCTCGTTCGAGCCCTCGATCGACTATGTCGTCACCAAGATTCCCCGCTTCGCCTTCGAGAAGTTCCCGCAGGCCGATGCCCGCTTGACCACCCAGATGAAGTCGGTCGGCGAGGTGATGGCGATCGGCCGCAGCTTCCACGAGTCGCTGCAGAAGGCGCTTCGCGGCCTGGAAATCGGCAAGAACGGTCTGAATCCGACGGGGCTGGACTATGCCACCGAGGAAGGTCTGGCCACCCTCAAGCGCGAGCTGCGCGAGCCGCGACCGGACCGCGTATTCCACGTCGCCGATGGTTTCCGCGCCGGCTTCAGTCTGGAAGAAATGCATGCCCTGACCTATATCGATCCCTGGTTCCTGGCCGCTTTCGAGGATCTGGTTCTGGTCGAGCAGGCCGTGCGCGAGCAGGGTCTGAGCGCCATCGACCAGACCCGTATGCGCGAACTCAAGCAGCTGGGCTTCTCCGATGCCCGGCTGGCCGAATTGCTGGCCACCGACGAGGCGGCAGTGCGCCATCTGCGCAAAACCTTGAGCGTCAAGCCGGTCTACAAGCGCGTGGATTCCTGTGCCGCCGAGTTCGCTACCAGCACCGCCTATATGTACTCGACCTACGAGGAAGAGTGCGAAGCCGCGCCGACCCATCGTGACAAGATCATGGTGCTGGGCGGTGGTCCCAACCGCATCGGTCAGGGCATCGAGTTCGACTATTGCTGCGTCCATGCCGCGCTCGCCCTGCGTGAAGACGGCTTCGAGACCATCATGGTCAACTGCAATCCCGAAACCGTCTCCACCGACTATGACACCTCGGATCGGCTGTACTTCGAGCCGTTGACGCTGGAGGACGTGCTGGCCATCGTCGACATCGAGCAGCCCAAGGGCGTGATCGTGCAGTACGGCGGCCAGACGCCGCTGAAGCTGGCTCGCGCGCTGGAGGCGGCCGGCGTGCCGGTGATCGGCACGTCGCCGGACTCCATCGATCTGGCTGAGGACCGCGAGCGCTTCCAGCAGCTGATCGAGAAGCTGGGCCTGCGTCAGCCGCCGAACCGCACCGCCCGGAATCCGGACGAAGCCATCGCCCTGGCTCGCGAGATCGGCTATCCGCTGGTGGTCCGTCCCAGCTATGTGCTGGGTGGCCGCGCCATGGAAATCGTCTACAGCGACGCCGATCTGAGCCGTTACATCCGTGAGGCCGTGCAGGTCTCCAACGATTCGCCGGTGCTGCTGGATCGCTTCCTGGATCACGCCGTGGAAGTGGATGTGGACGTGATCGCCGATGCCGAGGGTCAGGTTCTGGTCGGCGGCATCATGGAGCATATCGAAGAGGCCGGCGTGCATTCGGGCGATTCGTCCTGCTCGCTGCCGCCGTTCTCGCTGACGGCCGAGATGCAGGATGAGCTGCGTCGCCAGTCCGAACTGATGGCGCGTGAACTGAAGGTCATTGGCCTGATGAACACCCAGTTCGCCATCCAGGGCGATACCGTCTACGTGCTGGAAGTGAATCCGCGCGCGTCGCGCACCGTGCCGTTCGTGTCCAAGGCCACCGGCGTGTCGCTGGCCAAGGTCGCGGCGCGGGCGATGGCCGGGCGCACCCTGGCCGATCAGGGCCAGACCACGGAAGTGGTGCCGGATTATTATTCGGTGAAGGAAGCGATCTTCCCGTTCTTGAAGTTCCAGAACGTCGACCCTATTCTGGGACCCGAGATGCGTTCCACCGGTGAAGTGATGGGTGTGGGGCGTACCTTCGGTGCGGCGTTTGCCCGCGGCCATGAAGCCGCCGGCATCGGCGCCCCGAAGCAGGGCAAGGTGTTCCTGTCGGTGCGTGATGCCGACAAGGATCGCCTGCTGCCGGTGGCCCGGGAACTGGTGGAGCATGGTTACCAGCTGGTAGCCACCCACGGAACCCAGGCTTTCCTGGCCGCTCAGGGCCTGGCCTGCGAAAAGGTCAACAAGGTTCAGGAAGGCCGGCCGCATGTGGTCGATCTGATCAAGAACGGCGAGCTGGTCTATATCGTCAATACCACCGAGGGCAAGCCGGCGATCGCCGACTCGTTCTCGATCCGGCGCGAAGCGCTGCAGCATCGCGTGATCCACTCCACCACGGTGGCTGGTGCACGTGCGCTGGTGCATTCACTTGACTTCCACAGTCAGGGTGAGGTGCACAGCCTGCAGGAGCTGCACCGGGAATTGAAGGAGAAAGTTGTCTCATGA
- the greA gene encoding transcription elongation factor GreA, translated as MSRPPVTKAGYERLRGELDRLKSEDRPRIIAAIAEARAHGDLKENAEYHAAREQQSFIEGRIGELEGALSNAEVIDVTKLSAGQRVVFGATVDLEDEDSGDAVTYQIVGDLEADIKKRLIAVSSPIARALIGKSAGESFEFTAPNGAKHYEIIGVRYV; from the coding sequence ATGAGTCGTCCCCCCGTTACCAAGGCCGGTTACGAGCGGCTGCGTGGCGAACTGGATCGCCTGAAGTCCGAGGACAGGCCGCGTATCATCGCGGCCATCGCCGAGGCGCGTGCCCATGGTGATCTGAAGGAAAACGCCGAGTATCACGCTGCGCGTGAACAGCAGAGCTTTATCGAAGGTCGCATCGGCGAGCTCGAGGGCGCGCTGTCCAATGCCGAAGTGATCGATGTCACCAAGCTGTCCGCCGGACAGCGGGTGGTGTTCGGTGCCACCGTGGATCTGGAAGACGAGGACAGCGGCGACGCCGTGACCTACCAGATCGTCGGCGACCTTGAAGCGGACATCAAGAAGCGCCTGATCGCGGTGTCTTCGCCCATCGCTCGTGCCCTGATCGGCAAGAGCGCTGGCGAAAGCTTCGAGTTCACCGCGCCCAATGGCGCCAAGCACTACGAAATCATCGGCGTGCGTTACGTTTAA
- a CDS encoding fimbrial protein, translating to MMILSQSYASNRAAIHEFGRVDGYLLSRNFHANLLIISHSQAGISMDVRRVAMLSESWGVVAVRMMDDLAQGGVQRQGVDGCLCGDACLGDGVKTSPAVPRWSMWRDARWLLGLTGVCLLLGASPLVASDGTINITGSVTAGTCVVSGSGTGSAKSIAVALPAVQTSALTASGEVAARTSFSISISDCGSGVTKATTYFEPGGTVNPTTGNLRLQGSSSATLVEIQLLNGSGSSSGGAAFSPIVLGATQAGQNSATYAVSSGAATLNYYAQYYATGAATAGTANSSVQFTMLYQ from the coding sequence ATGATGATCTTGAGTCAATCATATGCGTCAAATCGTGCTGCTATTCATGAATTTGGGCGTGTAGATGGCTATTTGTTGTCACGTAACTTTCACGCCAATTTGCTGATCATTTCCCACAGTCAGGCCGGGATATCGATGGATGTCCGCCGTGTGGCGATGCTGTCTGAATCATGGGGCGTTGTCGCTGTGCGCATGATGGATGACCTCGCTCAAGGCGGGGTTCAACGACAGGGTGTCGATGGATGCCTGTGTGGTGATGCATGTTTGGGAGATGGCGTGAAGACAAGTCCGGCGGTGCCCAGGTGGTCCATGTGGCGCGATGCGCGTTGGTTGCTCGGCTTGACCGGGGTCTGCCTGCTTTTGGGGGCGAGCCCGCTCGTTGCCAGTGATGGCACGATCAACATCACCGGCAGCGTGACGGCGGGCACCTGCGTGGTAAGCGGCTCGGGCACCGGGTCGGCCAAGAGCATTGCGGTCGCCTTGCCTGCGGTCCAGACCTCGGCCTTGACCGCCAGTGGCGAGGTGGCGGCCAGAACCTCATTCAGCATCAGCATCAGCGACTGCGGCAGCGGCGTCACCAAGGCGACCACCTATTTCGAGCCTGGCGGCACCGTGAACCCGACCACGGGCAATCTGCGGTTGCAAGGGTCGTCGTCGGCCACCTTGGTGGAGATCCAGTTGCTGAACGGCAGTGGCAGCAGCAGCGGTGGCGCGGCTTTTTCGCCCATCGTGCTGGGGGCGACCCAGGCCGGCCAGAATTCGGCGACCTATGCGGTATCCAGTGGTGCCGCCACCCTCAACTACTATGCCCAGTATTATGCCACCGGGGCGGCGACGGCAGGCACGGCCAACAGCAGTGTGCAGTTCACCATGCTGTATCAATAG